A part of Halobaculum sp. MBLA0143 genomic DNA contains:
- a CDS encoding 50S ribosomal protein L15e: MARSFYSHIKEAWRDPSDGKLAELQWQRKQEWRDQGAIVRVDRPTRLDKARELGYKAKQGIVVTRVSVRKGNARKQRHKAGRRSKRQGVNRIGRRKSTQRIGEERVSRKYPNLRVLASYWVGEDGSQKWFETILVDPEHAAIENDDDLNWICSDDHKGRAFRGLTNAGRKGRGQTERGSGTEHTRPSVSGDSRRGK; the protein is encoded by the coding sequence ATGGCACGAAGCTTCTACTCCCACATCAAGGAGGCGTGGCGAGACCCGAGCGACGGGAAACTCGCCGAACTGCAGTGGCAACGGAAACAGGAGTGGCGCGACCAGGGCGCGATCGTCCGCGTCGACCGCCCGACTCGGCTGGACAAGGCCCGCGAACTGGGCTACAAGGCCAAGCAGGGGATCGTCGTCACTCGGGTGTCCGTCCGGAAGGGCAACGCCCGCAAGCAACGACACAAGGCCGGTCGTCGGTCGAAGCGCCAGGGTGTCAACCGGATCGGTCGCCGGAAGTCCACCCAGCGCATCGGCGAGGAACGGGTCTCTCGAAAGTACCCGAACCTGCGCGTGCTCGCCAGCTACTGGGTCGGTGAGGACGGCTCCCAGAAGTGGTTCGAGACGATCCTCGTGGACCCGGAGCACGCGGCCATCGAGAACGACGACGACCTCAACTGGATCTGTAGCGACGACCACAAGGGGCGTGCGTTCCGCGGACTGACGAACGCGGGCCGGAAGGGTCGCGGCCAGACGGAACGCGGCAGCGGCACGGAACACACCCGACCGTCGGTCTCGGGCGACAGTCGCCGCGGGAAATAG
- a CDS encoding Rid family detoxifying hydrolase yields MKRVVSTDDAPAAVGAYSQATTNGDLLFTAGQIPLTPDDELRADAPVAEQTELALDNLTAVLAEAGAEPTDVLKVTVFLDDITDFDEMNETYATYFDEEPPARSAVEAGALPKGVAVEIEAVASLE; encoded by the coding sequence GTGAAGCGAGTCGTATCCACCGACGACGCCCCCGCGGCGGTGGGCGCGTACAGTCAGGCGACGACGAACGGCGACCTCCTGTTCACGGCGGGACAGATTCCGCTGACGCCCGACGACGAGCTCCGGGCGGACGCACCCGTCGCCGAGCAGACGGAGCTCGCCTTGGACAACCTCACCGCGGTGCTCGCGGAGGCCGGCGCGGAGCCGACGGACGTGCTGAAGGTGACCGTGTTTCTCGACGACATCACCGACTTCGACGAGATGAACGAGACGTACGCGACCTACTTCGACGAGGAGCCGCCGGCGCGGTCGGCCGTCGAAGCGGGAGCGCTCCCGAAGGGGGTCGCCGTCGAGATCGAGGCGGTCGCTTCGCTGGAGTGA
- the ilvA gene encoding threonine ammonia-lyase, with protein MLTLSDVHAAREAVDEVARQTPLEHSNTFSEQTNAEIHLKLENLQRTGSFKIRGAANRIAQLTDAETEAGVVTASAGNHAQGVALAAERAGVDAKIVMPQYAPVSKVDATKSYGARVVLHGADYDAAQTRAHEIEREESRTYVHAFDDEFVMAGQGTIGLEIAEAIPRVDTVVVPIGGGGLISGVATALKGELDDVRVVGVQASGADSAARSLSKGRRTATTGVDTIADGIAVSEVGERTFPVIRERVDEVVTVSDEEIALALTLLLERSKTLVEGAGAVALAAVRERAFDYDDGEVIVPTLCGGNIDLNQLTTVVMRGLVQMGRYLRIRTELKDRPGALEGLIELISTNDVNIYAIRHDRTSRDIAVNAADVVLDLETRDEDHGAALVAALEEHGYDVEVLV; from the coding sequence GTGCTCACTCTCTCGGACGTCCACGCGGCCAGAGAGGCCGTCGACGAGGTTGCCAGGCAGACCCCGCTGGAACACTCCAACACCTTCTCGGAACAGACGAACGCCGAGATCCACCTGAAGCTGGAGAACCTCCAACGGACGGGGTCGTTCAAGATCCGTGGCGCGGCCAACCGGATCGCACAGCTCACCGACGCCGAGACAGAGGCCGGTGTGGTAACTGCGAGTGCCGGCAACCACGCACAGGGAGTGGCGCTCGCGGCCGAACGGGCCGGCGTGGACGCGAAGATCGTCATGCCACAGTACGCGCCGGTGTCGAAGGTGGACGCGACCAAGAGCTACGGCGCTCGGGTCGTCCTCCACGGCGCCGACTACGACGCGGCCCAGACCCGTGCCCACGAGATCGAACGCGAGGAGAGCCGCACGTACGTCCACGCTTTCGACGACGAGTTCGTGATGGCGGGTCAGGGCACGATCGGCCTAGAGATCGCCGAAGCGATCCCGCGCGTCGACACGGTCGTCGTCCCCATCGGCGGCGGCGGCCTGATCTCCGGTGTCGCCACGGCGCTGAAGGGTGAACTGGACGACGTGCGTGTCGTCGGTGTCCAGGCCAGCGGCGCAGACTCGGCGGCCCGGTCGCTGTCGAAGGGACGACGGACGGCGACGACCGGCGTCGACACGATCGCCGACGGAATCGCCGTCTCGGAGGTCGGCGAACGCACGTTCCCGGTGATTCGGGAACGGGTCGACGAGGTCGTCACCGTCTCCGACGAGGAGATCGCGCTCGCGCTCACGCTCCTGTTGGAACGGTCGAAGACGCTCGTGGAGGGCGCCGGGGCGGTGGCGTTGGCGGCCGTCCGCGAACGCGCCTTCGACTACGACGACGGCGAGGTGATCGTCCCGACGCTGTGTGGGGGCAACATCGACCTCAACCAGCTCACCACGGTCGTGATGCGCGGACTCGTCCAGATGGGTCGGTACCTCCGCATCCGAACGGAGCTGAAGGACCGACCGGGTGCCCTAGAGGGACTGATCGAACTCATCTCTACCAACGACGTGAACATCTACGCGATCCGCCACGACCGCACCTCCCGCGACATCGCGGTCAACGCCGCCGACGTGGTCTTAGACTTGGAGACCCGCGACGAAGACCACGGCGCGGCCTTAGTGGCTGCACTCGAAGAACACGGCTACGACGTGGAAGTGCTCGTCTGA
- a CDS encoding gamma-glutamylcyclotransferase: MAVVFVYGTLTEPDRVAEVVDSFVFVGPAVLTGLHAVEGEYPTLAPGGSVGGRLLRTDGYAALDAYERVDDGLYTRVSVPTVEEFDGETESVAVYVGDPDRLGADATWPGDGEFPERVARYVAGRPVEITRA, encoded by the coding sequence GTGGCTGTCGTCTTCGTCTACGGGACGCTGACGGAGCCGGACCGGGTCGCCGAGGTCGTCGACTCGTTCGTGTTCGTCGGCCCGGCGGTGTTGACCGGTCTCCACGCGGTCGAAGGTGAGTACCCGACGCTGGCACCTGGTGGGTCGGTCGGTGGACGACTCCTCCGAACGGACGGCTACGCCGCGCTCGACGCCTACGAGCGTGTCGACGACGGACTCTACACCCGAGTGTCTGTCCCGACTGTCGAGGAGTTCGACGGCGAGACGGAGTCTGTCGCGGTCTACGTCGGCGACCCCGACCGACTCGGTGCCGACGCGACGTGGCCCGGCGACGGAGAGTTCCCCGAGCGAGTCGCTCGGTACGTCGCCGGTCGACCAGTCGAGATCACACGCGCCTGA
- a CDS encoding universal stress protein → MATDGSDASEAAVDHACRLVERTGGSVSLVHAVNPTVSAEGGSRRDGDRLVQSVADAEERGERLLTEGERRVTDRGVDVADTHLLYGEPTEEIPALAAEESYDGIVVGHRGLSDRYERVLGSVAKGLVGRTDIPVTVVRDD, encoded by the coding sequence GTGGCAACGGACGGATCCGACGCGAGCGAGGCGGCCGTGGATCACGCCTGCCGACTCGTCGAGCGAACGGGCGGGAGCGTCTCGCTGGTCCACGCAGTGAACCCGACCGTCTCCGCCGAGGGCGGATCACGACGGGACGGGGATCGACTGGTCCAGAGCGTCGCCGACGCCGAGGAGCGCGGCGAGCGACTGCTGACCGAGGGGGAACGGCGCGTCACGGACCGCGGCGTCGACGTGGCCGACACCCACCTCCTGTACGGTGAGCCGACGGAAGAGATTCCGGCACTGGCGGCCGAGGAGTCGTACGACGGGATCGTGGTCGGCCACCGCGGGCTGTCGGACCGTTACGAGCGGGTCCTCGGTAGCGTGGCCAAGGGGCTCGTCGGCCGGACGGATATTCCCGTCACGGTCGTCAGGGACGACTGA
- a CDS encoding metal-dependent hydrolase, whose product MMATTHVLAGVLVGLAAVAVAPVEAAPVVIAAALGGLTPDFDLLGAHRRTLHFPAYGTGAAALATGLAWAVPTTATVALAAFLVAFALHAVSDAFGGGLSLRPWEPSSDRGVYEHLRGRWHRPRRVVRYDGAPEDAFLGLALALPAYALLGPTGRLAVLGLLVVSVVYTVGRRTLVDGGESLMRWLPPGIARRLPESLVGDLR is encoded by the coding sequence ATGATGGCGACGACACACGTCCTCGCGGGCGTGCTGGTGGGACTCGCGGCGGTCGCGGTCGCGCCGGTCGAGGCCGCGCCGGTCGTGATCGCGGCCGCGCTCGGGGGGCTCACCCCGGACTTCGACCTCCTCGGCGCGCACCGCCGCACCCTCCACTTCCCGGCGTACGGGACGGGCGCGGCGGCGTTGGCGACCGGGCTCGCCTGGGCCGTCCCGACGACCGCGACGGTCGCGCTCGCGGCGTTCCTCGTCGCGTTCGCCCTCCACGCCGTCAGCGACGCCTTCGGCGGCGGGCTCTCTCTGCGCCCGTGGGAGCCCAGCTCCGACCGCGGGGTGTACGAACACCTCCGAGGCCGGTGGCACCGCCCGCGACGGGTCGTCCGCTACGACGGCGCCCCCGAAGACGCCTTCCTCGGACTCGCGCTCGCGCTGCCGGCGTACGCCCTCTTGGGACCGACCGGGCGACTGGCCGTCCTCGGACTGCTCGTCGTCTCCGTCGTCTACACGGTCGGCCGGCGGACGCTGGTCGACGGCGGCGAGAGCCTGATGCGGTGGCTCCCCCCGGGAATCGCCCGCCGGCTCCCGGAGTCGTTGGTCGGCGACCTCCGGTAG
- a CDS encoding antitoxin VapB family protein, protein MTTNSRAIQLDDDVYERLAAERRDDESFSETVDRLLGDGDSLDLDAGSILDLYGERADRGTDELREAIDGASEQNRERVDELRDRARSDG, encoded by the coding sequence GTGACGACGAACTCCAGAGCGATCCAGCTCGACGACGACGTGTACGAGCGGTTGGCGGCCGAACGCCGCGACGACGAGTCGTTCTCGGAGACTGTCGACCGGCTCCTCGGCGACGGGGACTCTCTCGATCTTGACGCTGGGAGCATCCTCGACCTCTACGGCGAGCGCGCCGACCGCGGCACGGACGAACTCCGGGAAGCGATCGACGGTGCGAGTGAGCAGAACCGAGAGCGCGTCGACGAACTCCGCGACCGCGCTCGGAGTGACGGATGA